One Streptomyces sp. R28 DNA window includes the following coding sequences:
- a CDS encoding cytochrome P450, whose amino-acid sequence MRENDLLRLPLPSDNPLEPPAEWEELRRRCPVATVELPSGDKATYLTRYDDVKALLSDPRFARPTAEDGAARIAPEGAGGPAADGSTTLALPDRGEPHLRWRRQVGKYFTAKRMTALRPGMVRTAEGLVDDMVGHGQPADLEAGLGFPLPVYVICDILGVPVGDRDRVSHWSDAFLNVSRYSGDQTRAAYAEFAEYMSARIAATRAQPGEDLISMVIRESEGEGQGLTDDELLGTAMGLLVAGHETTANMIGKMVAMLLADRTRWERLLAEPTLVRTAVDEALRFDANLGFGIRRYLTEDVEVDGELLPSGTTVVCSMPAANRDERVFGDAHDMVLSRSPNPHLTFGAGPHSCLGQSLARTELQVTLEVLLRKLPTLQLAVPVDELRRVEGLLVGGLRTVPVRW is encoded by the coding sequence ATGCGCGAGAACGACCTTCTGCGGCTGCCATTGCCCAGTGACAACCCCTTGGAGCCGCCGGCCGAGTGGGAGGAGCTGCGCCGGCGGTGTCCGGTGGCCACGGTCGAACTCCCCAGCGGGGACAAGGCGACGTACCTGACCCGGTACGACGACGTCAAAGCCCTTCTGTCCGACCCCCGTTTCGCCCGCCCGACCGCCGAGGACGGCGCCGCCCGTATCGCCCCCGAAGGAGCAGGAGGTCCTGCCGCCGACGGCAGCACCACGCTGGCCCTGCCCGACCGCGGTGAACCGCACCTGCGGTGGCGGCGACAAGTGGGCAAGTACTTCACCGCCAAGCGCATGACGGCGCTGCGCCCCGGCATGGTGCGAACGGCCGAGGGCCTCGTCGACGACATGGTCGGCCACGGACAGCCCGCCGACCTCGAGGCCGGCCTCGGCTTCCCCCTGCCCGTCTACGTCATCTGCGACATCCTGGGCGTCCCCGTCGGCGACCGGGACCGTGTCTCGCACTGGTCCGACGCCTTCCTCAACGTCAGCCGCTACTCCGGTGACCAGACCCGGGCCGCGTACGCCGAGTTCGCCGAGTACATGTCCGCGCGCATCGCGGCGACACGCGCCCAGCCCGGCGAGGACCTGATCAGCATGGTGATCAGGGAGAGCGAAGGGGAGGGCCAGGGCCTGACCGACGACGAACTGCTCGGCACGGCCATGGGGCTCCTGGTCGCCGGACACGAGACCACGGCCAACATGATCGGCAAGATGGTCGCCATGCTGCTCGCCGACCGCACCCGGTGGGAGCGGCTGCTCGCCGAGCCGACCCTGGTGCGCACCGCGGTCGACGAGGCACTGCGCTTCGACGCCAACCTCGGCTTCGGCATCCGGCGTTATCTCACCGAGGACGTGGAGGTCGACGGCGAGCTGCTGCCGAGCGGCACGACCGTCGTGTGCAGCATGCCCGCCGCCAACCGGGACGAGCGGGTGTTCGGCGACGCGCACGACATGGTGCTGTCCCGGTCCCCGAACCCCCATCTGACATTCGGCGCCGGACCGCACTCGTGCCTCGGGCAGAGCCTGGCGCGCACCGAGCTCCAGGTCACCCTCGAAGTCCTCCTGCGCAAGCTGCCGACCCTCCAACTGGCCGTGCCCGTCGATGAGTTGCGGCGGGTGGAGGGTCTTCTCGTCGGCGGACTGCGTACGGTGCCCGTGCGGTGGTGA
- a CDS encoding ferredoxin has product MKVTVDEGRCCGAGQCVLIAPDVFDQRDDDGIVALLDPTPAAELHAATREAAAVCPAAAITIDGDA; this is encoded by the coding sequence GTGAAAGTCACTGTGGACGAGGGCCGCTGCTGCGGCGCCGGCCAGTGCGTGCTGATCGCACCCGACGTCTTCGATCAACGCGACGACGACGGCATCGTCGCCCTCCTCGACCCCACCCCCGCGGCGGAGCTGCACGCCGCCACCCGCGAGGCGGCCGCCGTCTGCCCCGCGGCCGCCATCACGATCGACGGCGACGCCTAG
- the fusA gene encoding elongation factor G: MRTNLNTLTAVRNLGILAHVDAGKTTVTERILYATGTTHKRGEVHDGTTVTDFDPQERDRGITIFAAAVSCAWDGHCINLIDTPGHVDFADEVERSLRVLDGAVAVFDAVAGVEPQSESVWRQADRHGVPRIAFVNKLDRAGADLDAAVASIRERLHPAPLVVQLPIGVEDGFRGVVDLVRMRALVWADGAETCLEERMPEDLQAEANRRRRLLEEAVAELHAGALEEFCARSTLSPKTLVTALRDLTSSGDGVVVLCGSAYRNRGIEPLLDAVVAYLPSPLDVPAVRGLRDGVEEDRPADPSAPFAALAFKVSATPTGRLTYVRVYSGTIEKGDTVVDAGARRGERIGRILRVQADRHAQVDRAVAGDIVAVVGLKSARPGSTLCAPDAPLVLEPASVADPVVSVAVEARTSTDTDRLASALARLAEEDPSLVVRTDAETGQTVLSGMGELHLEVAVEKIRREAGLDVNVGRPRVSYRETVGRGVSGFVFRHVKQDGGAGQFAHVILDVEPLETESGFEFRSTVVGGRVPQEYIRAVEAGCRDALAEGPLGGHPVTGLRVTLTDGSTHVKDSSDTAFRTAGRLGLRDALRTCAMVLLEPVVEVTVTVPEDAVGGVLGDLAARRGRVTGSAARAGAAVVTATVPLAELFGYATRLRSRTQGRGTFTARPTGYAPAPVATMSR; encoded by the coding sequence GTGCGCACCAACCTCAACACCCTCACCGCCGTCCGCAACCTCGGCATCCTCGCCCATGTCGACGCAGGCAAGACCACCGTCACCGAGCGGATCCTGTACGCCACCGGGACCACCCACAAGCGCGGCGAGGTCCACGACGGCACCACCGTCACCGACTTCGACCCGCAGGAGCGCGATCGCGGGATCACCATCTTCGCGGCGGCGGTCAGCTGCGCCTGGGACGGTCACTGCATCAACCTCATCGACACCCCGGGGCACGTCGACTTCGCCGACGAGGTGGAGCGTTCGCTGCGAGTCCTGGACGGCGCGGTCGCGGTCTTCGACGCCGTCGCGGGGGTCGAGCCGCAGAGCGAGTCGGTATGGCGGCAGGCAGATCGGCACGGTGTGCCGAGGATCGCGTTCGTCAACAAGCTGGACCGCGCCGGGGCCGACCTCGACGCGGCTGTCGCTTCGATCCGGGAACGGCTGCATCCGGCGCCGCTGGTCGTGCAGTTGCCCATCGGTGTGGAGGACGGCTTCCGCGGTGTCGTGGACCTCGTACGGATGCGGGCGCTGGTGTGGGCCGACGGCGCCGAGACGTGCCTGGAAGAGCGGATGCCGGAGGATCTCCAGGCGGAGGCGAACCGGCGTCGGCGGCTTCTGGAGGAGGCGGTGGCCGAACTGCATGCCGGCGCGCTGGAGGAGTTCTGCGCGCGGTCGACGCTCTCGCCGAAGACCCTCGTCACCGCCCTGCGCGACCTGACGAGCAGCGGCGACGGCGTGGTCGTGCTGTGCGGCTCGGCGTACCGCAACCGCGGGATCGAGCCGTTGCTCGACGCGGTCGTGGCCTATCTTCCCTCGCCGCTCGACGTACCGGCCGTACGCGGCCTGCGCGACGGGGTGGAGGAGGACCGGCCCGCCGACCCGTCGGCACCGTTCGCGGCGCTGGCGTTCAAGGTGAGTGCCACGCCGACGGGGAGGCTGACCTACGTGCGCGTGTACTCGGGAACGATCGAGAAGGGAGACACCGTGGTCGACGCGGGTGCGCGGCGCGGTGAGCGGATCGGGCGGATCCTGCGGGTTCAGGCCGACCGCCACGCCCAGGTGGACCGGGCGGTCGCCGGGGACATCGTGGCCGTGGTCGGCCTGAAGTCGGCTCGTCCGGGCTCCACCCTCTGCGCGCCGGACGCCCCGCTCGTCCTCGAACCGGCGAGCGTGGCCGACCCGGTGGTGTCCGTGGCGGTCGAGGCCCGCACCTCCACGGACACCGACCGGCTCGCCTCCGCGCTGGCACGGCTGGCCGAGGAGGACCCGTCCCTGGTGGTGCGGACCGACGCCGAGACCGGCCAGACAGTGCTGTCCGGCATGGGTGAACTGCATCTGGAGGTGGCGGTGGAGAAGATCCGACGGGAGGCCGGGCTGGACGTCAACGTCGGCCGCCCCCGGGTGTCCTACCGTGAGACGGTCGGTCGCGGGGTGTCCGGCTTCGTCTTCCGACACGTCAAACAGGATGGCGGCGCGGGGCAGTTCGCGCACGTGATCCTCGACGTGGAACCTCTGGAAACGGAGTCCGGCTTCGAGTTCCGCTCGACCGTCGTCGGTGGTCGCGTGCCGCAGGAGTACATCCGCGCCGTGGAGGCCGGCTGCCGGGACGCCCTGGCCGAAGGCCCGCTCGGCGGCCACCCGGTGACCGGGCTGCGCGTCACCCTCACCGACGGCTCGACCCACGTGAAGGACTCCTCCGACACGGCCTTCCGCACGGCCGGCCGACTCGGTCTCCGGGATGCCCTGCGCACCTGCGCGATGGTCCTCCTGGAGCCGGTCGTCGAGGTCACGGTCACGGTGCCCGAGGACGCGGTCGGTGGGGTCCTCGGCGACCTGGCGGCACGACGGGGCCGGGTGACGGGCTCGGCCGCGCGCGCGGGCGCGGCGGTCGTGACGGCGACGGTGCCGCTGGCCGAGCTGTTCGGCTATGCGACGCGGTTGCGGAGCCGGACGCAGGGACGGGGGACGTTCACGGCCCGGCCCACCGGTTACGCGCCGGCGCCGGTCGCGACGATGTCGCGGTAG
- a CDS encoding SCO5389 family protein: protein MSLDVSPKLLAEAEHGDLREEDFVDTVRTSLPYAYDLIATLAEELKGGTAEFTDNQTPPPSEKERGQLLRALASDAIRGSLERHFGVTLAFQNCHRVAAFRTEGRDGETYARFTSVRSQVLNQSPEFRDC from the coding sequence ATGTCTCTCGACGTCTCCCCGAAGCTCCTCGCCGAAGCCGAACACGGTGACCTCCGCGAGGAGGACTTCGTGGACACGGTCCGCACCTCGCTCCCGTACGCCTACGACCTGATCGCCACCCTCGCCGAGGAACTCAAGGGCGGCACAGCCGAGTTCACCGACAACCAGACCCCTCCCCCGTCGGAGAAGGAACGCGGCCAGCTCCTGCGCGCCCTCGCCAGCGACGCGATCCGCGGCAGCCTGGAGCGCCACTTCGGCGTGACCCTCGCCTTCCAGAACTGCCACCGGGTGGCGGCGTTCCGGACGGAGGGCCGGGACGGGGAGACGTATGCGCGGTTCACTTCGGTGCGGTCGCAGGTGCTGAACCAGTCGCCGGAGTTCCGGGACTGCTGA
- a CDS encoding ATP-binding protein has translation MRIAFVGKGGSGKTTLSALFSRHLAGAGAPVLAIDGDINQHLAEALGHDGDALDAPPLGAHLRDIKEFLRGTNPRIPSTDAMIKTTPPGRGSRLLTLLGDDELHARHVRRVGGLGGVGGVPVMVTGEFDESDLGVACYHSKLGAVELYLGHLVDGPGEYVVVDMTAGADAFASGLFTRFDMTFLVAEPTRKGVSVYRQYRDHAREFGIRIAVIGNKVTGEDDLLFLKEEVGDDLLTHLVHSSWVRAAEQGREQGELESHNVHALNILREAVDAHPKDWPTMHRHAVEFHLRNARAWADDRTGDDLASQVDPEFVPGPTALT, from the coding sequence ATGCGTATCGCATTCGTGGGCAAGGGCGGCAGCGGCAAGACCACCCTGTCGGCGCTCTTCTCCCGCCACCTCGCCGGCGCCGGCGCGCCCGTCCTGGCCATCGACGGCGACATCAACCAGCACCTCGCCGAGGCGCTGGGCCACGACGGCGACGCCCTGGACGCCCCGCCTCTCGGCGCCCACCTGAGGGACATCAAGGAGTTCCTGCGCGGCACGAACCCGCGGATCCCGTCCACCGACGCCATGATCAAGACCACCCCGCCCGGCAGAGGCTCACGCCTGCTGACCCTGCTCGGCGACGACGAACTGCACGCACGGCACGTCCGGCGCGTGGGGGGCCTCGGGGGCGTCGGCGGCGTGCCGGTGATGGTGACGGGCGAGTTCGACGAGTCCGACCTGGGCGTGGCCTGCTACCACTCCAAGCTCGGCGCGGTCGAGCTCTACCTCGGCCACCTGGTCGACGGCCCCGGCGAGTACGTCGTGGTCGACATGACGGCGGGCGCGGACGCGTTCGCGTCGGGCCTGTTCACCCGCTTCGACATGACGTTCCTGGTCGCGGAACCGACCCGCAAGGGCGTCTCGGTCTACCGCCAGTACCGGGACCACGCCCGGGAGTTCGGGATCCGCATCGCGGTCATCGGCAACAAGGTGACGGGCGAGGACGACCTCCTCTTCCTCAAGGAAGAGGTCGGCGACGACCTCCTCACCCACCTGGTCCACTCGTCCTGGGTCCGCGCGGCCGAACAGGGACGGGAACAGGGCGAGTTGGAGTCTCACAACGTCCACGCCCTGAACATCCTGCGCGAGGCGGTCGACGCCCACCCCAAGGACTGGCCCACGATGCACCGCCACGCCGTCGAGTTCCACCTGCGCAACGCGCGGGCGTGGGCGGACGACAGGACGGGCGATGACCTGGCCTCCCAAGTGGACCCGGAGTTCGTCCCCGGACCGACGGCACTGACCTGA
- a CDS encoding GNAT family N-acetyltransferase, producing the protein MHDYGIRAASPDDLDGARALMLDTVYRDFGTGYVPRWHADIIDPAAAYLAPPRHTLLVALDPRDNGVVATAALDSRGPAHPPNPRDLAERYPSGETAQLRRVYVRSEHRRRGLARRLVDELLGFAVADGGYRAVYLHTDPKVPGAEGFWRSLGKVVHDEREEPGGGNGVVHFEIPMER; encoded by the coding sequence GTGCATGACTACGGCATCAGGGCGGCGAGCCCGGACGACCTCGACGGTGCGCGAGCCCTGATGCTCGACACCGTCTACCGCGACTTCGGCACGGGCTATGTGCCCCGCTGGCACGCGGACATCATCGACCCGGCCGCCGCCTATCTCGCCCCGCCCCGCCACACCCTCCTCGTAGCGCTCGACCCGCGCGACAACGGTGTCGTGGCGACGGCCGCCCTCGACTCCCGCGGCCCCGCCCACCCGCCGAACCCTCGCGACCTCGCCGAGCGCTACCCCTCCGGCGAGACCGCGCAGCTGCGTCGGGTCTACGTCCGTTCCGAGCACCGCAGGCGCGGTCTTGCCCGGCGGCTCGTCGACGAGCTGCTCGGCTTCGCGGTCGCGGACGGCGGCTACCGCGCGGTCTATCTGCACACCGACCCGAAGGTGCCCGGCGCCGAGGGCTTCTGGCGGTCGCTCGGCAAGGTCGTGCACGACGAACGTGAGGAACCGGGCGGCGGCAACGGCGTCGTCCACTTCGAGATACCGATGGAGCGATAG
- a CDS encoding ABC transporter substrate-binding protein, with translation MGQNVRRRLRPLIALALAPVLAGCFASGGGADAAGDAQDGSRLRVALAFPPAENLSPYGADSTILSRLGVTEGLTALDANGAAAPALAASWQQENDRTWLFTLREATFQDGSAVTPAAVATALTHAASAKPVPAALSGVALTAKAEGSTGVRITTEDPDPILPLRLSSPALAVFSGKAYGTEDKVDPVGTATGPFELTKVMGAAAATLDRYDDYWGGRAQATGIDVKFVADGTARASALRTGQVDIAEAIPVAQAVTLDKGTREATATTRTTSLLLNTEKGAFKDAALRAAARQAVETSAFAKGVYEGYADAGVGVYGPAVTWAAGKRTEPVGRAEPEQPEGTRITLATYDNRPELPEAAQVLKQQLEKAGFDVTLEVREYSRLESDALDGRFDAFVLARNTLVDTGDPVSVLASDYTCDGGYNIAQLCDKDVDRAVAKAEHTADTAERQDAAMAAEARILGTDAVVPLVHQRIITGVATSVRGALLDPYERTLVGIGTRR, from the coding sequence GTGGGACAGAACGTGCGGCGCCGACTGCGGCCGCTCATCGCCCTCGCGCTGGCCCCCGTGCTCGCCGGCTGCTTCGCCTCCGGCGGCGGCGCCGACGCCGCCGGTGACGCCCAGGACGGCTCCCGCCTCCGCGTCGCCCTCGCCTTCCCGCCCGCCGAGAACCTCTCGCCGTACGGCGCCGACTCCACCATCCTCAGCCGCCTCGGCGTCACCGAGGGCCTGACCGCGCTGGACGCCAACGGCGCCGCGGCTCCTGCCCTCGCCGCCTCCTGGCAGCAGGAGAACGACCGCACCTGGCTGTTCACCCTGCGCGAGGCCACCTTCCAGGACGGTTCCGCCGTCACCCCGGCCGCGGTCGCCACCGCCCTCACCCACGCCGCGTCGGCCAAGCCCGTCCCGGCCGCCCTCTCCGGCGTCGCCCTCACCGCGAAGGCCGAGGGCAGCACCGGCGTACGGATCACCACCGAGGACCCCGACCCCATCCTGCCGCTGCGGCTGTCCAGCCCCGCCCTCGCCGTCTTCTCCGGCAAGGCGTACGGCACGGAGGACAAGGTCGACCCGGTCGGCACCGCCACCGGGCCCTTCGAGCTCACCAAGGTCATGGGTGCCGCCGCCGCCACCCTCGACCGCTACGACGACTACTGGGGCGGACGCGCCCAGGCCACCGGCATCGACGTCAAGTTCGTCGCCGACGGCACCGCCCGCGCGAGCGCCCTGCGCACCGGCCAGGTCGACATCGCCGAGGCGATCCCCGTCGCCCAGGCCGTCACTCTCGACAAGGGAACCCGCGAGGCGACCGCCACGACCCGCACGACGAGCCTGCTCCTCAACACCGAGAAGGGCGCCTTCAAGGACGCCGCGCTGCGGGCCGCCGCCCGGCAGGCCGTCGAAACCTCCGCGTTCGCCAAGGGCGTCTATGAGGGGTACGCCGACGCCGGCGTGGGCGTCTACGGACCCGCCGTCACCTGGGCCGCCGGCAAGCGCACCGAGCCGGTCGGGCGGGCGGAACCCGAACAGCCCGAGGGGACTCGTATCACGCTCGCCACCTACGACAACCGGCCCGAACTCCCCGAAGCCGCCCAGGTGTTGAAGCAGCAGCTGGAGAAGGCCGGGTTCGACGTCACGCTGGAGGTGCGCGAGTACTCGCGGCTGGAGAGCGACGCGCTGGACGGCAGGTTCGACGCGTTCGTCCTCGCCCGCAACACCCTCGTCGACACCGGCGACCCCGTCTCCGTCCTCGCCAGTGACTACACGTGCGACGGCGGCTACAACATCGCCCAGCTCTGCGACAAGGACGTCGACCGGGCCGTGGCCAAGGCCGAGCACACCGCCGACACCGCCGAGCGGCAGGACGCGGCGATGGCCGCCGAGGCCCGCATCCTCGGCACGGACGCCGTCGTGCCGCTGGTGCACCAGCGCATCATCACCGGCGTCGCGACCTCCGTCCGCGGCGCGCTCCTCGACCCGTACGAGCGCACCCTCGTCGGCATCGGCACCCGGCGCTGA
- a CDS encoding MDR family MFS transporter has product MTSLLSRGLRRVPDRPRLSPLLRLLILTQLAFNIGFFAVLPFLAEHLGQAVGMAGWLVGFVLGLRTFSQQGLFVVGGALADRYGIRPVVLTGCVLRIAGFAWLGYAQETWAVIGAVLLIGFAAALFSPAVESEVARQAVLWEESGAGSRTRVLALLTVAGQAGAFVGPLLGALLLAVDFRTVCLAGAGIFVLVLAGHAWLLPQHIPGRGGVRFRGGMGKLLRNRRFLALCCAYGAYLLAYNQLYLALPDEVERATGSQAALAWLFALSSLLVVIAQLPVTRWVGERLTLRRSMVAGLLLIAAGFAVVAAARPAGWTGTAGLLPAAGFVVLLTLGQMLVAPVARAWVPDLAEEGRLGLYTGALSSVSGLIVLVGSSATGTLLDTGLPAAVPWLVLAAVPVAAIGVLPRR; this is encoded by the coding sequence ATGACCTCGCTGCTGTCGCGCGGCCTGCGCAGGGTGCCGGACCGGCCCCGCCTCTCGCCTCTGCTGCGCCTGCTCATCCTCACCCAACTCGCCTTCAACATCGGCTTCTTCGCCGTCCTGCCCTTCCTCGCCGAGCACCTGGGGCAGGCCGTCGGCATGGCGGGCTGGCTGGTCGGGTTCGTGCTGGGACTGCGGACCTTCAGTCAGCAGGGGCTGTTCGTGGTGGGCGGGGCGCTGGCCGACCGGTACGGCATCCGGCCGGTCGTGCTCACGGGCTGCGTGCTGCGGATCGCCGGGTTCGCGTGGCTCGGGTACGCGCAGGAGACGTGGGCGGTCATCGGTGCCGTGCTGCTGATCGGGTTCGCCGCCGCGCTGTTCTCGCCGGCCGTGGAGTCCGAGGTGGCCCGGCAGGCGGTGCTGTGGGAGGAATCGGGGGCCGGCTCCCGTACCCGCGTCCTCGCGCTGCTCACCGTGGCCGGGCAGGCGGGCGCGTTCGTCGGGCCGCTGCTGGGCGCGCTGTTGCTGGCGGTGGACTTCCGTACGGTCTGCCTCGCCGGTGCCGGAATCTTCGTACTCGTCCTCGCCGGGCATGCGTGGCTGCTGCCGCAGCACATACCCGGGCGAGGGGGCGTGCGGTTCCGCGGCGGTATGGGGAAGCTGCTGCGCAACCGTCGCTTCCTCGCCCTGTGCTGCGCGTACGGCGCCTACCTGCTCGCCTACAACCAGCTCTATCTCGCCCTCCCCGACGAGGTGGAGCGCGCCACGGGCTCCCAGGCGGCGCTGGCCTGGCTGTTCGCCCTGTCCTCGCTGCTGGTGGTGATCGCCCAGCTGCCGGTCACCCGCTGGGTGGGGGAGCGGCTCACCCTGCGCCGGTCCATGGTCGCCGGACTGCTGCTGATCGCGGCGGGGTTCGCGGTCGTGGCCGCGGCCCGGCCCGCCGGCTGGACCGGCACGGCAGGGCTGTTGCCCGCGGCCGGCTTCGTCGTCCTGCTCACCCTCGGCCAGATGCTGGTCGCGCCGGTCGCCCGCGCCTGGGTCCCCGACCTCGCCGAGGAGGGCCGACTCGGTCTCTACACCGGGGCGTTGTCCTCGGTCTCCGGCCTGATCGTCCTGGTCGGCAGCTCGGCGACGGGAACTCTCCTCGACACGGGCTTGCCGGCCGCCGTGCCCTGGCTGGTGCTGGCGGCCGTACCGGTAGCGGCGATCGGGGTGCTGCCACGCCGGTAG
- a CDS encoding CDP-alcohol phosphatidyltransferase family protein has translation MALNNTYEARLVQQETAVGAGVQILLLALLGSAIGMGPAGWLTGLVFAVASWALLSLALHRSRLRSFGPANRVTLGRATLVGGVTALVADSFESSPPVTLFVGLTAVALILDGVDGKVARRTGTSTALGARFDMEVDAFLILVLSVYVSMSLGPWVILIGAMRYGFVAAARVWPWLNAPLPPSTARKTVAAMQGVFLLLAASGYLPYAATFAVAAVALAALVWSFGRDVLWLYRTSRVEQVPVAEVRELVAS, from the coding sequence GTGGCCCTGAACAACACGTACGAAGCAAGGCTGGTCCAGCAGGAGACCGCTGTGGGAGCGGGCGTGCAGATCCTGTTGCTGGCTCTGCTCGGTTCGGCGATCGGCATGGGGCCGGCGGGCTGGCTGACCGGCCTCGTCTTCGCCGTCGCCTCATGGGCGCTGCTCTCGCTGGCCCTGCACCGGTCCAGGCTCCGCTCCTTCGGCCCGGCGAACCGGGTCACCCTCGGCCGCGCGACGCTGGTCGGCGGCGTGACGGCGCTGGTTGCGGACTCCTTCGAGAGCTCACCGCCGGTGACGTTGTTCGTCGGACTGACGGCGGTCGCCCTGATCCTCGACGGCGTGGACGGCAAGGTGGCCCGCCGCACCGGCACGTCGACGGCCCTGGGCGCGCGCTTCGACATGGAGGTGGACGCGTTCCTGATCCTCGTCCTGAGCGTGTACGTCTCCATGTCGCTGGGCCCGTGGGTCATTCTCATCGGCGCCATGCGCTACGGCTTCGTCGCCGCCGCCCGCGTCTGGCCCTGGCTGAACGCCCCGCTCCCGCCGAGCACGGCCCGCAAGACGGTCGCCGCGATGCAGGGCGTGTTCCTGCTGCTGGCCGCGTCCGGCTATCTCCCGTACGCGGCGACGTTCGCGGTCGCGGCAGTGGCCCTGGCCGCGCTGGTCTGGTCGTTCGGCCGGGACGTGCTGTGGCTGTACCGGACGTCGCGGGTGGAGCAGGTTCCCGTGGCGGAGGTGCGGGAGCTGGTGGCGTCCTGA
- a CDS encoding dehydrogenase — MNRTARAFWLSSPGEGELREVTLPEPGEGDVLVRSLYSGVSRGTETLVFRGAVPESQYAAMRAPFQEGEFPAPVKYGYLSVGMVEEGPDTLVGRTVFCLHPHQTRYVVPASAVTVVPDTVPAARAVLAGTVETAVNALWDAAPLVGDRIAVVGGGMVGCSVAALLARFPGVRLQLVDADPGRAEVAGALGVGFASPEDALGECDLVVHASATEQGLARALELLTAEGTVLELSWYGDRQISLPLGEAFHSRRLVIRSSQVGTVSPARRASRTYADRLALALDLLADPALDALVTGESAFEDLPAVMPKLTSGEIPALCHRVRYADTP, encoded by the coding sequence ATGAACCGCACCGCACGTGCGTTCTGGCTCAGCTCTCCGGGTGAAGGAGAGCTGAGGGAGGTCACCCTGCCGGAGCCGGGCGAGGGCGACGTGCTGGTGCGGTCGCTGTACTCCGGAGTCAGCCGGGGCACGGAGACGCTCGTGTTCCGGGGCGCGGTCCCGGAGAGTCAGTACGCGGCCATGCGAGCACCCTTCCAGGAGGGCGAGTTCCCCGCCCCGGTGAAGTATGGCTACCTGAGTGTCGGGATGGTCGAGGAGGGTCCGGACACGCTCGTCGGCCGCACCGTCTTCTGCCTCCATCCGCATCAGACCCGGTACGTCGTCCCCGCGAGCGCGGTGACCGTCGTACCGGACACCGTGCCCGCCGCACGGGCCGTCCTCGCCGGCACCGTCGAGACCGCCGTCAACGCGCTCTGGGACGCGGCCCCCCTGGTCGGCGACCGGATCGCCGTGGTCGGCGGCGGCATGGTCGGGTGCTCGGTCGCCGCCCTGCTGGCCCGCTTCCCCGGCGTACGGCTGCAGTTGGTCGACGCCGATCCGGGCCGGGCCGAGGTCGCGGGGGCCCTCGGCGTCGGATTCGCCTCGCCCGAGGACGCGCTCGGCGAGTGCGACCTCGTCGTCCACGCCAGCGCGACCGAGCAGGGACTCGCCAGGGCCCTGGAGTTGCTCACCGCCGAGGGCACGGTCCTCGAACTCAGCTGGTACGGCGACCGGCAGATCAGCCTCCCGCTCGGCGAGGCCTTCCACTCCCGGCGGCTCGTCATCCGCAGCAGCCAGGTCGGCACCGTCTCCCCGGCCCGCCGCGCCAGCCGTACCTACGCCGACCGGCTCGCCCTCGCCCTCGACCTGCTCGCCGACCCGGCTCTCGACGCGCTCGTCACCGGGGAGAGCGCCTTCGAGGATCTGCCCGCAGTCATGCCGAAGCTCACCTCCGGGGAGATCCCGGCGCTCTGTCATCGCGTCAGGTACGCGGACACGCCCTGA
- a CDS encoding 6-carboxytetrahydropterin synthase, protein MFSITVRDHIMIAHSFRGDVFGPAQRLHGATFLVDATFRREQLDDDNIVVDIGLATRELGAVVGELNYRNLDNEPDFAGINTSTEFLAKVIADRLAERIEKGALGEGAKGLAGLTVTLHESHVAWASYERAL, encoded by the coding sequence TTGTTCAGCATCACCGTCCGCGATCACATCATGATCGCCCACAGCTTCCGCGGCGACGTCTTCGGACCCGCGCAGCGCCTGCATGGAGCAACGTTCCTGGTGGACGCCACGTTCCGGCGCGAGCAGCTGGACGACGACAACATCGTCGTCGACATCGGACTGGCCACGCGGGAACTGGGGGCCGTGGTCGGCGAACTCAACTACAGGAACCTGGACAACGAACCCGACTTCGCCGGGATCAACACCTCCACCGAGTTCCTGGCCAAGGTCATCGCCGACCGGCTCGCCGAGCGGATCGAGAAGGGCGCGCTGGGCGAGGGCGCCAAGGGTCTCGCGGGGCTCACCGTCACCCTGCACGAGTCGCATGTCGCGTGGGCGAGTTATGAGCGTGCGCTGTGA